A single Acidaminococcus sp. DNA region contains:
- a CDS encoding peptide chain release factor 3, giving the protein MSELQDKIAKRRTFAIISHPDAGKTTLTEKLLLYGGAIHLAGSVKSRKANRHAVSDWMEIEKQRGISVTSSVLQFDYNGYRVNILDTPGHQDFSEDTYRTLIAADSAVMLIDAAKGVEPQTKKLFWVCHRRKLPIFTFVNKLDRYGRAPMDLMDEIEKVLHINAYPINWPIGTDGHYIGVYDRLKKQVELFDNDNSHGSKILKSTTGDLNDPAIKEAIGEENYKNLLDDIELLDLAGDEFDLARVDAGELTPMFFGSAMTNFGVRPFLEKFLELSPAPQPRKLKDGGLVHPDDEDFSAFIFKIQANMNPAHRDRISFMRICSGKFEKGMSVYHVQGGNMVKLAQPQQFMAQERTAVEEAYPGDIIGIFDPGIFTIGDTLCTAKNKIQFEDFPIFPPEIFAKVQPKDSLKRKQFEKGIVQLAQEGAIQVFHQRNVGMESFIVGVVGVLQLEVLEYRLKNEYNAQLIMDQLPYTVARWVYADKAEDILNIKGLDNGMLVFDKKERPVILVSNEWNLNWILERNPGINFTEVPSEAKAI; this is encoded by the coding sequence ATGTCCGAATTACAAGATAAGATTGCAAAACGCCGGACTTTTGCAATTATTTCTCACCCTGATGCTGGTAAAACTACTTTGACTGAAAAGCTGCTTCTCTATGGAGGCGCAATTCATCTGGCTGGTTCCGTAAAATCCAGAAAAGCAAATCGTCATGCCGTATCCGACTGGATGGAAATCGAAAAGCAGAGAGGTATTTCTGTCACCTCCAGTGTGCTGCAATTCGACTACAACGGGTACCGCGTCAATATTCTGGACACGCCGGGCCACCAGGACTTCAGTGAAGATACGTACCGTACGCTGATTGCCGCTGACAGCGCTGTCATGCTGATTGATGCAGCAAAGGGCGTGGAACCGCAGACCAAGAAGTTGTTCTGGGTCTGCCACCGGAGAAAGCTGCCGATTTTTACGTTCGTCAACAAATTGGATCGCTACGGCCGGGCTCCTATGGATCTGATGGATGAAATCGAAAAGGTCCTGCATATCAACGCTTATCCTATCAACTGGCCAATCGGAACAGATGGTCATTATATCGGTGTGTACGACCGCCTGAAAAAACAGGTCGAGCTTTTTGATAACGACAATAGTCATGGCTCCAAAATTCTTAAATCAACGACAGGCGATTTAAATGATCCTGCCATCAAGGAAGCCATCGGAGAAGAAAACTACAAGAATCTGCTTGATGATATTGAACTTCTCGACCTTGCGGGAGATGAATTTGACCTTGCCCGTGTCGATGCAGGTGAATTGACGCCAATGTTCTTTGGCTCCGCCATGACGAACTTTGGCGTACGTCCGTTCCTGGAAAAATTTCTTGAACTTTCTCCTGCACCGCAGCCCAGAAAACTCAAGGACGGCGGCTTGGTCCATCCCGATGATGAAGATTTCAGTGCTTTTATCTTCAAGATTCAGGCAAACATGAACCCGGCGCACAGAGACCGCATTTCCTTCATGAGAATCTGCTCCGGCAAATTTGAAAAAGGCATGAGCGTCTATCACGTCCAGGGCGGCAATATGGTCAAGCTGGCCCAGCCGCAGCAGTTCATGGCGCAGGAGAGGACAGCCGTGGAAGAGGCTTATCCGGGGGATATCATCGGTATTTTTGATCCCGGCATCTTTACCATCGGTGACACCCTCTGCACGGCAAAAAATAAGATTCAGTTTGAAGACTTCCCGATTTTCCCGCCGGAAATCTTCGCTAAGGTGCAGCCGAAAGATTCCCTGAAACGAAAGCAGTTTGAAAAGGGGATTGTACAGCTCGCCCAGGAAGGTGCCATCCAGGTCTTCCATCAGCGCAATGTCGGTATGGAAAGCTTCATTGTCGGCGTCGTTGGTGTGCTGCAGCTGGAAGTGCTGGAGTACCGCCTGAAGAATGAATACAACGCACAGCTCATTATGGATCAGCTCCCGTACACAGTAGCCCGCTGGGTCTATGCTGACAAAGCGGAAGATATTTTAAATATCAAAGGGCTGGATAATGGCATGCTCGTGTTTGATAAGAAGGAACGCCCTGTTATTCTTGTTTCCAACGAATGGAACCTGAACTGGATCCTGGAACGGAACCCGGGCATCAACTTCACGGAAGTTCCGTCCGAAGCCAAAGCAATTTAA
- the thrB gene encoding homoserine kinase, with protein MQKVTIRVPATSANCGPGFDCLGLACTLYNTFTFERIPEGVETSGEGRGADTLPKGRRNLAAQSFYRLWEELHMPETGLRIFSHIEVPVSRGLGSSSTAVVAGLAAANQMAGSPLSPQELVTRATEIEGHPDNVAPAILGGLTVSILADGKVHSLKVDVAKPLQLIALVPEVRVSTAKARAAIPHTIAHKDAVFSSSRAALLVAALLTGHYECLQEALLDKLHTPYRMPLIPGCKEALTGAVKAGAYQAIISGSGSTLLAYAPMEADRDKIGKALLAPFEKRSIEAHVHYLDIDREGAKVL; from the coding sequence ATGCAGAAAGTAACGATTCGAGTACCGGCTACTTCCGCTAACTGCGGTCCCGGTTTTGATTGTCTGGGCCTTGCCTGCACACTCTACAACACTTTTACGTTTGAACGTATTCCGGAAGGGGTAGAAACAAGCGGAGAGGGCAGGGGAGCCGATACCCTGCCAAAAGGGCGCCGGAATCTGGCTGCACAGTCATTCTACCGCCTGTGGGAAGAGCTCCATATGCCGGAAACGGGGCTGCGCATTTTCAGCCATATTGAAGTACCCGTATCCAGAGGGCTGGGCAGCAGTTCTACCGCCGTCGTAGCAGGTCTTGCTGCGGCTAACCAGATGGCCGGCTCGCCTCTTTCCCCGCAGGAACTCGTTACGCGTGCTACGGAAATTGAAGGGCACCCGGATAATGTAGCACCTGCCATTCTGGGCGGACTCACTGTCAGTATTCTTGCCGACGGCAAAGTGCACAGTCTGAAAGTCGACGTGGCAAAGCCGCTGCAGCTCATCGCCCTTGTTCCGGAAGTGCGTGTTTCGACGGCGAAGGCACGGGCTGCGATTCCTCATACGATTGCTCATAAGGATGCCGTCTTTTCTTCTTCCCGTGCGGCTCTTCTCGTTGCTGCTCTGCTTACGGGGCATTATGAATGCCTGCAGGAAGCACTGCTTGATAAGCTCCACACGCCGTACCGGATGCCGCTTATTCCGGGCTGTAAGGAAGCATTGACGGGAGCCGTAAAAGCCGGAGCCTATCAGGCAATCATTTCCGGATCCGGTTCCACGCTCCTTGCGTATGCACCCATGGAAGCCGACCGTGATAAAATTGGGAAAGCTTTACTGGCTCCTTTCGAAAAGCGCAGTATCGAAGCACACGTTCACTATCTGGACATCGATAGAGAAGGGGCTAAGGTTCTTTAA
- a CDS encoding homoserine dehydrogenase: MKNQINIGLLGCGTVGGGVILVLKENQDIITERVGCPIRIKNVLARHPEKVSALDPSLSTVDNIDAIINDPDIDIVVELMGREHPALEYMEAALKAGKNVVTANKDVVAEHGKELFELAADKHVDFLFEAAVAGGIPIIRPLKESLASNRISLIMGIVNGTTNYMLTKMSAEHMDFAEVLKEAQEKGYAESDPTADIGGFDAARKIAILSSIAFNSRIGLKDVSIEGIEKISLRDIEYAEELGYVLKLLGIAKQYSDKKISVGVHPTMLPKDHPLASINDVFNAVYIEGKPIGEAMFFGRGAGRFPTASAACGDIIEISRNIRQGCTGRVGCTCYEVAHLADEKEVTSPYYVRLLAEDVPGVLAKIAGAFGNHGVSLKTVVQKRSIGTMAEIVVITRSVSEYDMKLAADELDKESCVSRISNIIRVEDSTLTD; the protein is encoded by the coding sequence GTGAAAAATCAAATTAACATTGGCTTGTTAGGCTGCGGTACTGTAGGCGGTGGTGTCATCCTGGTCCTGAAAGAGAATCAAGATATCATCACGGAACGTGTGGGCTGCCCTATCCGCATCAAAAACGTTCTGGCTCGTCATCCGGAAAAAGTAAGCGCTCTTGATCCTTCACTTTCGACAGTGGATAACATTGATGCTATCATCAATGACCCTGATATTGACATTGTCGTAGAACTCATGGGACGCGAGCACCCGGCTCTCGAGTACATGGAAGCAGCTCTTAAAGCCGGCAAAAACGTGGTTACCGCCAATAAGGATGTGGTAGCGGAACATGGAAAAGAGCTTTTTGAACTGGCTGCTGATAAACATGTCGATTTCCTGTTTGAAGCCGCGGTAGCCGGCGGTATTCCGATTATTCGTCCGCTCAAGGAATCCCTTGCAAGTAACCGGATTTCCCTGATCATGGGTATTGTCAACGGCACCACAAACTATATGCTGACGAAAATGTCGGCCGAACATATGGATTTTGCCGAAGTGCTGAAAGAAGCCCAGGAGAAGGGCTACGCAGAATCCGATCCTACTGCAGATATCGGTGGTTTTGACGCCGCCCGTAAGATTGCCATTCTTTCTTCCATCGCTTTCAACTCCCGAATCGGGCTGAAAGATGTTTCCATCGAAGGAATCGAAAAAATTTCTCTGCGTGATATTGAATACGCGGAGGAACTGGGCTATGTGCTCAAGCTGCTGGGCATTGCCAAGCAGTACAGCGATAAGAAAATCAGCGTCGGCGTCCATCCGACAATGCTGCCTAAAGATCACCCGCTGGCTTCGATCAACGACGTGTTTAACGCTGTCTACATTGAAGGGAAGCCCATTGGTGAGGCTATGTTCTTCGGCCGCGGTGCCGGCCGTTTCCCGACAGCAAGTGCTGCCTGCGGTGATATCATTGAGATTTCGAGAAACATCCGTCAGGGCTGCACCGGCCGTGTTGGCTGCACCTGCTATGAAGTAGCACATCTGGCGGATGAAAAAGAAGTTACTTCTCCTTACTATGTGCGTCTTCTCGCTGAAGATGTTCCCGGTGTACTTGCCAAAATCGCTGGAGCTTTCGGCAATCACGGCGTAAGCTTGAAAACGGTTGTGCAGAAACGTTCTATCGGGACGATGGCAGAAATCGTTGTTATCACAAGAAGTGTATCCGAATATGATATGAAACTGGCTGCAGATGAACTCGACAAGGAATCTTGCGTAAGCCGCATCAGTAATATTATCCGCGTAGAAGATTCTACTCTTACGGACTGA
- a CDS encoding ACT domain-containing protein produces MANEKKSEFYLVREEILPEAIKKTIMVKEILKRGKLKTVNEAVAKVGLSRSAYYKYKDYVFPFYDASREKVITISLLLEHKPGVLSSVLNTIAADGGSVITINQGVPLQGVANTTISVETKFLTIDMEALLDKVRLIEGVKRLDVLGQVD; encoded by the coding sequence ATGGCAAATGAGAAAAAATCAGAATTTTATTTAGTCAGAGAAGAGATCCTTCCGGAAGCAATCAAAAAGACGATTATGGTGAAGGAAATTCTCAAACGCGGTAAGTTAAAAACTGTGAATGAAGCTGTGGCAAAAGTCGGATTGAGCAGAAGTGCTTATTATAAGTATAAGGACTATGTCTTTCCGTTTTATGATGCCAGCCGTGAGAAGGTCATTACCATCTCTTTGCTGCTGGAGCATAAACCCGGTGTTCTTTCCAGCGTACTGAACACGATTGCTGCCGATGGCGGCAGTGTTATTACAATCAACCAGGGAGTGCCTCTTCAGGGCGTCGCGAACACAACCATTTCTGTCGAAACAAAGTTTTTGACCATTGATATGGAAGCCCTGCTTGACAAAGTTCGTCTGATCGAAGGTGTAAAGCGTCTGGACGTACTTGGCCAGGTTGATTAA
- a CDS encoding NAD(P)-dependent glycerol-3-phosphate dehydrogenase, producing MEISVIGAGSWGTVLSRTLADNGHTVVLWARNPEKAAEIQKSRRNADYLPDMILPPSVTVTSDLELAAKRASVLVFVVPSKGMKNVAEALSAYTDARDKIILSCTKGFDMKSHRLMTDVLSSVFPKAKAIAALSGPNLAREIADRQPAATVIACKDASAAVTLQDALINSYFRPYTSSDLIGVQLGGSVKNCYALMSGMMAGIGMGENCQAGLITRGLAEITRLGVAMGAQRETFFGLAGVGDLIATCSSPLSRNHSAGVALASGKKLEEVLSGTKMVIEGIDASKVVMELSKKYHVEMPLLYQLWQVLYEGKSIREAIHDSMNRKGKKE from the coding sequence ATGGAGATTTCAGTAATTGGTGCCGGCAGTTGGGGGACCGTACTGTCCCGTACTCTTGCCGATAACGGTCATACCGTTGTGCTGTGGGCAAGAAATCCTGAGAAAGCAGCGGAAATCCAGAAATCCCGGCGTAATGCGGATTATCTTCCGGATATGATATTACCTCCTTCCGTAACAGTCACAAGTGATTTGGAACTGGCAGCGAAACGAGCCTCAGTGCTCGTTTTTGTTGTGCCTTCCAAAGGAATGAAAAATGTGGCAGAAGCGCTCAGTGCGTATACGGATGCCCGGGATAAGATCATTTTGAGCTGTACCAAGGGCTTTGATATGAAAAGCCACAGGCTCATGACGGATGTCTTAAGCAGTGTATTTCCCAAAGCGAAGGCAATCGCAGCTCTCAGCGGTCCGAATCTGGCACGGGAAATTGCTGACAGACAGCCGGCAGCTACGGTCATTGCCTGCAAGGACGCTTCCGCTGCCGTAACTTTGCAGGATGCCTTGATTAATTCCTATTTCCGGCCCTATACTTCTTCCGACCTTATCGGTGTACAGCTTGGCGGATCCGTCAAGAACTGCTATGCGCTCATGAGCGGAATGATGGCAGGCATTGGAATGGGGGAGAATTGTCAGGCCGGACTCATTACGCGCGGCCTTGCGGAAATTACCCGATTAGGTGTTGCTATGGGAGCGCAGCGGGAAACTTTCTTTGGTCTGGCCGGTGTCGGCGACCTGATTGCCACCTGCAGCAGTCCCCTGAGTCGGAATCATTCTGCCGGCGTGGCTCTTGCCTCTGGTAAAAAGCTGGAAGAAGTGCTCAGTGGGACAAAGATGGTTATCGAAGGCATCGATGCTTCCAAGGTAGTTATGGAATTATCCAAAAAATATCATGTTGAAATGCCGCTCCTTTACCAACTATGGCAGGTGTTGTACGAAGGAAAGAGTATTCGTGAGGCAATTCACGACTCTATGAATAGAAAAGGAAAGAAAGAGTAG
- the plsY gene encoding glycerol-3-phosphate 1-O-acyltransferase PlsY encodes MDIVLAILIGYVLGSIPCGLVFVKAVCGIDIRDYGSHNIGTTNVFRTVGARMASFVLLGDIGKGMIALYLTDHFVSQDVRVQLFCAAAAILGHSYSLFLHFKGGRGVATGLGVLLYFMPDVSIFCLTVWMATVFVTRYVSLSSVIAAFLAPIAAWYRDYDSWLVGFTAIMAAIVIIRHYDNMVRLKNGTESKIKEGHLSFKKKK; translated from the coding sequence ATGGACATAGTACTCGCAATCCTGATCGGTTACGTACTCGGCTCAATTCCTTGCGGCCTCGTCTTTGTAAAGGCCGTATGCGGAATTGATATCCGGGATTACGGCAGCCATAATATCGGGACGACGAATGTTTTCCGCACCGTCGGTGCCCGGATGGCGTCTTTTGTCCTTCTGGGGGATATTGGCAAAGGAATGATTGCCCTGTATCTCACGGATCACTTTGTTTCCCAGGATGTACGGGTTCAGCTTTTCTGTGCTGCAGCCGCTATTCTTGGTCACAGTTATTCCCTTTTCCTGCATTTTAAAGGCGGCAGGGGTGTAGCCACCGGTTTGGGTGTGCTGCTTTACTTCATGCCGGATGTTTCGATTTTTTGCCTGACAGTCTGGATGGCAACGGTCTTTGTGACCCGTTATGTCTCCCTAAGCTCCGTAATTGCAGCGTTCCTTGCGCCGATTGCAGCATGGTACCGCGATTATGACAGCTGGCTGGTTGGCTTTACGGCGATAATGGCGGCTATCGTTATTATTCGTCACTATGATAATATGGTCCGACTCAAAAACGGAACCGAAAGTAAAATTAAGGAAGGGCATTTAAGTTTCAAAAAGAAAAAATAA
- the der gene encoding ribosome biogenesis GTPase Der, with protein MSKPIVAIVGRPNVGKSTLFNIFADSRISIVEDTPGVTRDRLYADAEWLDRKFTMVDTGGIEIQNTDSIAVSIREQAKIAIEEADVILFVCDARTGVTTEDQEVANLLRRSRKPVVLAVNKADTQTQELQAYEFYNLGIGEPFMISAANRLNLGDLLDAIVDNFPKEDDDDDDDDDDVIKVAIIGRPNVGKSSIFNDICGQARSIVSDVAGTTRDAIDVPVVKDGQTYLFIDTAGMRRKGKIDEPIEKYSIIRTLRAVDRSDVVLMVLNAVEGITEQDKKIAGYAHEAGKGIVIVVNKWDLYDKDNNSTVKFTEMIHRELIFMPYANVVFVSALTQQRISRLPELIKDAAESNAMRISTSVLNQVITDAVAMNQPPMEKGKHLKILYATQVKVKPPTFVIFCNEPEIMHFSYQRYLENKLRDAFGFQGTPINLIVRGKNEDEA; from the coding sequence ATGAGCAAACCCATAGTTGCAATTGTCGGCAGACCTAACGTCGGCAAGTCTACACTATTTAATATATTTGCCGACAGCCGGATTTCTATCGTAGAAGATACTCCGGGCGTAACGCGTGACCGTCTCTATGCGGATGCCGAATGGCTCGACCGCAAGTTTACGATGGTCGATACCGGCGGAATTGAAATCCAAAATACTGACTCTATTGCCGTTTCCATCCGGGAACAGGCAAAGATTGCTATAGAAGAAGCCGATGTCATTCTTTTTGTCTGCGATGCCCGCACGGGAGTCACCACCGAAGACCAGGAAGTGGCCAATTTACTGCGCCGTTCCCGTAAACCCGTGGTACTTGCCGTCAACAAGGCTGATACCCAGACCCAGGAATTACAGGCGTATGAATTCTATAACCTGGGCATCGGGGAACCCTTTATGATTTCTGCAGCCAACCGTCTGAATCTTGGTGACCTCCTCGACGCAATCGTTGATAACTTCCCGAAAGAAGACGACGATGATGACGACGACGATGATGATGTAATCAAGGTCGCCATTATCGGGCGCCCGAATGTAGGGAAATCTTCCATCTTCAATGACATCTGCGGTCAGGCCCGTTCCATCGTCAGCGATGTGGCAGGTACGACCCGTGATGCTATTGACGTACCCGTTGTCAAAGACGGGCAGACTTACCTGTTTATAGATACGGCCGGTATGCGCCGCAAGGGCAAGATTGATGAACCGATTGAAAAGTACAGCATTATCCGTACGCTGCGTGCTGTCGATCGCTCTGACGTAGTCCTGATGGTTCTGAATGCCGTGGAAGGCATTACCGAACAGGATAAAAAAATTGCCGGTTATGCACATGAAGCAGGCAAGGGTATTGTCATTGTCGTCAATAAGTGGGATCTTTACGATAAAGATAATAACTCTACCGTGAAATTTACGGAGATGATCCATAGGGAACTGATTTTCATGCCTTATGCCAATGTCGTCTTCGTTTCCGCATTGACACAGCAGCGTATTTCCCGCCTGCCCGAACTTATAAAGGACGCGGCAGAGTCCAATGCCATGAGAATTTCCACGTCCGTATTGAATCAAGTGATTACGGATGCCGTGGCGATGAACCAGCCTCCTATGGAAAAGGGCAAGCACCTGAAAATCCTGTATGCGACCCAGGTGAAGGTGAAACCGCCGACATTCGTGATTTTCTGCAATGAACCTGAAATCATGCATTTCTCTTATCAGCGTTATCTGGAAAATAAGCTGCGTGATGCCTTTGGTTTCCAGGGCACGCCTATCAATCTGATTGTGCGCGGCAAGAATGAGGATGAAGCATAA
- the fni gene encoding type 2 isopentenyl-diphosphate Delta-isomerase encodes MKRRESRKLDHIKYAMHIDDGPCASGFSDVHLMHNCLPGIDRSQVDVSVTLPGIGVLQHPIIINAITGGASSVKEINQKLAETAAVTHSAMAVGSQYGSVREGKNADTFTVVRKVNPNGMVFANLSAFASVEDAKRAVEMIGACALQIHLNAAQELAMEEGDRDFTSCLRHIEAICRHAGIPVIVKETGCGMAKEQAKQLLDCGVSLLDVGGAGGTNFPAIEHCRYQDGNAELNTWGIPTVLSLREVVSQTGWQGGVIASGGIRSGLDVVKSQVLGANAAAMAGNVLRMVLQQGVEAAADMILRDLEAIKDFYVLLGCRNASELRKVRYYFTGDTADAIRSLENL; translated from the coding sequence ATGAAAAGACGGGAAAGCCGTAAGTTAGACCACATCAAGTACGCTATGCACATTGACGATGGACCTTGCGCTTCCGGCTTTTCTGATGTTCATTTGATGCATAACTGTCTTCCGGGCATTGATCGCAGCCAGGTTGATGTGTCCGTCACACTCCCGGGAATCGGGGTACTGCAGCACCCGATTATCATCAATGCCATTACGGGAGGGGCCTCGAGCGTCAAGGAAATCAATCAAAAGCTGGCAGAAACGGCAGCTGTCACGCATAGCGCGATGGCTGTCGGCTCCCAGTATGGTTCCGTGCGTGAGGGGAAGAATGCGGATACTTTTACCGTTGTCCGTAAAGTCAATCCCAATGGTATGGTTTTTGCGAACCTGAGTGCTTTTGCGTCTGTGGAAGACGCGAAGCGGGCTGTTGAGATGATAGGGGCCTGTGCGCTGCAGATTCATTTGAATGCCGCGCAGGAACTTGCTATGGAAGAGGGAGACCGGGATTTTACTTCCTGCCTCCGGCATATTGAAGCAATATGCCGCCATGCCGGAATACCTGTCATCGTCAAGGAAACAGGCTGCGGAATGGCAAAAGAACAAGCAAAGCAGCTGCTGGACTGCGGTGTTTCCCTTCTCGACGTAGGTGGGGCAGGGGGAACCAATTTTCCTGCAATCGAACATTGTCGTTACCAGGATGGTAATGCAGAACTGAATACATGGGGAATTCCCACTGTGCTTTCCCTGAGGGAAGTAGTTTCCCAGACAGGATGGCAGGGCGGTGTCATCGCTTCCGGTGGTATCCGGTCGGGACTTGATGTCGTAAAATCTCAGGTCCTGGGAGCCAATGCAGCAGCCATGGCAGGGAATGTACTCCGTATGGTTTTACAGCAGGGCGTCGAAGCTGCGGCTGACATGATCCTGCGTGATTTAGAAGCTATCAAGGATTTTTATGTACTTCTGGGATGCCGGAATGCTTCCGAACTCCGTAAAGTCCGTTATTATTTCACGGGTGATACGGCGGATGCGATTCGCTCCCTGGAAAATTTATGA
- a CDS encoding bifunctional 4-hydroxy-3-methylbut-2-enyl diphosphate reductase/30S ribosomal protein S1 codes for MKMKIYVADPCGFCYGVKRAVDIAHLQAKGYNTSIATLGELVHNPRVVNSLKQQGVQCKTTLDEFSSGDTVIFRSHGVGPEVYEEAKRRGLNVIDATCPHVRKAQKTAAELAQEGRFVIIVGEKRHPEVQSIKAWAGKDSVVIENEDDLESLPERDKYGVVSQTTFEAEKFNLLLRMSQERRPGDYKVSRTICTATAERQAAARQLAGRTDAFFVFGGKNSANTRHLWDIASTVNSRSYLLQDASEITASMLAGATKIGITAGASTPQEIIEEAIVAMETMESLLNEHESMKLHIGMIVEGTVVDVTNDEVVVDFGYQSEGSVAFDQWVQGGTKDTVAPTVQKDDKVTLKVIASENQDGLVVLSKTRAEADKVWQELPKEFEDEKKVVTVKGLRAVKGGLTVSYNDVTGFIPASHLDLRHVDDVKEYEGKELQVSLLEINPEKKRLVFSRRNVLREERAAKNQAYREERARREEARKEALAKAFETFHEGDVVDGTIRSIVDFGMFVEIAPYVQGLVHISEISWDRSVKPADLYKVGDTVKVYIKGLDQEKGRISLSIKQLQEDPWQTAAKTLHVGDIVTGTVVRFLPFGAIVKLNDKNEGMIHISEIAPQRIEKPEDVLEAGQEVKVKVLRIDTENKKIALSITKAKEDAEKAEMKQYLGKKGTLSQGIGDKLAEVETK; via the coding sequence ATGAAAATGAAGATTTATGTGGCAGATCCCTGCGGATTTTGTTATGGTGTAAAAAGGGCAGTGGACATTGCACATTTGCAAGCAAAAGGATATAATACTAGTATTGCCACTCTGGGTGAATTAGTTCATAATCCCCGTGTTGTAAATTCATTAAAACAACAAGGTGTACAATGTAAGACAACGCTGGATGAATTCTCATCCGGTGATACGGTAATTTTTCGTTCCCATGGTGTCGGGCCGGAAGTATACGAAGAGGCCAAACGCCGTGGATTGAATGTCATTGACGCCACATGCCCACACGTGCGGAAAGCACAGAAAACGGCTGCGGAACTGGCTCAAGAGGGCCGTTTTGTGATTATTGTTGGGGAAAAGCGTCATCCTGAGGTGCAAAGTATCAAGGCTTGGGCAGGTAAGGACTCTGTGGTCATTGAAAACGAAGATGACCTGGAATCTCTTCCTGAAAGAGATAAGTATGGGGTAGTCAGCCAGACGACTTTTGAGGCAGAGAAGTTTAACCTTCTGCTTCGGATGTCTCAGGAAAGACGTCCCGGCGATTACAAAGTGAGCAGGACCATTTGTACGGCTACTGCTGAGAGACAGGCGGCTGCCCGGCAGCTGGCCGGACGGACAGACGCGTTCTTCGTTTTCGGTGGAAAGAACAGCGCGAATACCCGTCACTTATGGGACATTGCAAGTACTGTCAATTCCCGTTCTTATCTTTTACAGGATGCCAGTGAGATTACCGCGTCAATGCTTGCCGGAGCTACAAAAATTGGCATCACTGCTGGTGCATCGACACCGCAGGAAATTATTGAGGAGGCTATTGTTGCTATGGAAACGATGGAAAGCTTGTTGAATGAACATGAAAGCATGAAATTGCACATTGGTATGATTGTGGAAGGCACAGTCGTCGACGTAACCAATGACGAAGTTGTTGTAGACTTCGGTTATCAGAGCGAAGGATCTGTGGCTTTTGACCAATGGGTTCAGGGTGGTACCAAGGATACCGTCGCTCCCACAGTACAGAAAGATGATAAAGTTACCTTAAAGGTCATCGCCAGCGAAAACCAGGATGGTCTTGTTGTACTGTCCAAGACCAGAGCGGAAGCTGACAAAGTTTGGCAGGAACTGCCGAAAGAATTCGAAGACGAAAAGAAAGTCGTTACGGTCAAGGGCCTGCGCGCTGTTAAGGGCGGCCTGACTGTTTCCTATAACGATGTAACCGGTTTCATCCCTGCTTCTCATCTGGATCTGAGACACGTGGATGATGTCAAGGAATATGAAGGCAAGGAACTGCAGGTTTCCCTGCTTGAAATCAACCCTGAAAAGAAGCGTCTGGTCTTCTCCCGCAGAAACGTTCTGAGAGAAGAAAGAGCTGCCAAGAACCAGGCTTACAGAGAAGAAAGAGCTCGTCGTGAAGAAGCCCGCAAGGAAGCTCTGGCCAAGGCTTTTGAAACCTTCCATGAAGGCGACGTTGTCGACGGCACGATCAGAAGCATTGTAGACTTCGGTATGTTTGTAGAAATCGCACCTTACGTACAAGGTCTGGTTCACATCTCCGAAATCTCCTGGGACCGCAGCGTAAAGCCGGCTGACCTCTATAAGGTTGGCGATACCGTTAAGGTATATATCAAAGGCCTGGATCAGGAAAAGGGCCGTATCAGCCTCTCCATCAAACAACTGCAGGAAGATCCTTGGCAGACTGCTGCTAAGACCCTGCATGTGGGCGATATCGTAACCGGTACAGTTGTTCGCTTCCTTCCGTTCGGCGCTATTGTAAAACTGAACGACAAGAACGAAGGTATGATCCATATCTCCGAAATTGCTCCGCAGCGCATTGAAAAGCCGGAAGATGTTCTGGAAGCTGGTCAGGAAGTCAAGGTTAAGGTACTGCGTATCGATACCGAAAACAAGAAGATTGCCCTCAGCATCACCAAGGCTAAGGAAGATGCTGAAAAGGCTGAAATGAAACAATATCTTGGCAAGAAAGGCACGCTGTCCCAGGGTATCGGTGACAAGCTGGCTGAAGTCGAAACAAAATAA